Within the Vagococcus carniphilus genome, the region CCAGTTAACATGGCTATTTTTGGTGAAAAGGCAATTCCTTATGCACTGCTATACTACATTTGTAATACAACATTCTTCTTCACTGTTGGTATCATGTTGATAGCAAGTGATAATCCTGAAATTGAGATAAAGCAAGCTAGATTTAGTTTTAAGAAATTAGGTAAACAACTATTGTCTCCAGCGTTAATGGGATTTGTAGTGGGAATTCTTTGGTTATTGTCAGGTTTGAAAGTCCCAAAACCTTTGTTTGATTTTTCGACTTATGTAGGTGGAATGACAACAGCTTTGTCATTATTTGTTATCGGAATTATCATTTATCAAACAGGTATTAAAAATTTAAAAATGAATAAAGATGTTGCGGGAGTTCTTTTAGGAAGATATATCATTTCTCCTTTAGTTGTCTACTCTCTATCTTTTATTATTCCTGTTCCCAAATTAATGTTACAAGTATTTATCTTACAGTCAGCGATGCCCGTACAAAATGCAATGCCGATTTTAGCAAGAGGTTACGGAGCAGATGAAGAGTTTGCTACAAGCAGTTTAACTTATTCGATTTTAAGTTATTTTCTATTTATCATCATCATTTTAAAACTTATTGTTTAAAATATGCTATAATGCCAAAGGGTAAAAAAAGAGAAGGAAGGTGAGAAAATGAATTTATTCAAGCAATTTAATTTTGAACCATTTTTAATGGAAGCTTTAGAAGAAAAACATTTCCTTAAACCAACAGAAGTACAAGAAAGATTAATACCAGTTATTATGGGTGGCA harbors:
- a CDS encoding AEC family transporter, whose protein sequence is MLASYLNILVVFAIILLSYILTWKKWFDNQTADVFSKLILNITLPLNMFLNMTQKFTRAEFLELFKGILLPFVSILITFSISFIYAKLTKVPITRRGTFMTMFTAANTIFMGLPVNMAIFGEKAIPYALLYYICNTTFFFTVGIMLIASDNPEIEIKQARFSFKKLGKQLLSPALMGFVVGILWLLSGLKVPKPLFDFSTYVGGMTTALSLFVIGIIIYQTGIKNLKMNKDVAGVLLGRYIISPLVVYSLSFIIPVPKLMLQVFILQSAMPVQNAMPILARGYGADEEFATSSLTYSILSYFLFIIIILKLIV